The following coding sequences lie in one Rickettsia hoogstraalii genomic window:
- a CDS encoding dihydropteroate synthase, producing the protein MWAEQEITKLEKCEFDRKNIILDPGIGFGKSVYQNLYILQHIKKFKNLGCEILVGHSRKSYISAFYNSKASERDLETIAISKYLTEHGADYLRVHNVIEHQRFFVADHMIKHSSHEK; encoded by the coding sequence ATATGGGCAGAGCAAGAAATAACAAAATTAGAAAAATGTGAATTTGATAGAAAAAATATCATTCTTGATCCTGGAATTGGTTTTGGAAAATCCGTTTATCAAAATTTATATATATTACAACATATTAAAAAATTTAAAAATCTAGGATGTGAGATATTGGTAGGACACTCACGAAAATCTTATATTTCTGCTTTTTATAATTCCAAAGCATCGGAAAGAGATTTAGAAACAATAGCAATATCAAAATATTTAACAGAGCATGGAGCTGATTATTTACGAGTGCATAATGTTATAGAGCATCAAAGATTTTTTGTAGCAGACCATATGATTAAACATTCATCTCATGAAAAATAG
- a CDS encoding dihydropteroate synthase has translation MLKKIEKQLGRASSYDKWSPRVIDLDILLWSNYHIDLPDLKIPHPELLNRPFLIHLIAGLSLECRYSCSTNNFYNNKTFAEIAHLTENQGVIRSLVLNPQFVGILNITPDSFSDGGLNFHKEDAVRNFVRLINEGATIIELGSQSTRPSALIINEDEEYARLENVLEELREVIKEKEIIVSIDSFTPEVIKNVLKKYPISCINLVKNNLDNYTLRLIADYNCKIITMHSLTVPPQKQKMS, from the coding sequence TTGCTTAAAAAGATTGAAAAACAACTAGGTCGAGCAAGCTCTTACGATAAATGGTCTCCAAGAGTTATTGACTTAGATATCCTACTTTGGAGTAATTACCATATAGATTTGCCTGATTTAAAAATACCGCATCCTGAATTATTAAACAGACCGTTTCTTATTCATCTAATTGCAGGTTTAAGTTTGGAATGTCGTTATTCATGTTCGACTAATAATTTTTACAACAATAAAACCTTTGCAGAAATAGCACATTTAACTGAAAATCAAGGAGTTATACGCTCTCTTGTTTTAAATCCTCAATTTGTCGGTATTTTAAATATTACTCCTGATTCTTTTTCTGATGGAGGATTAAATTTTCATAAAGAAGATGCCGTTAGAAATTTTGTACGCTTGATAAATGAAGGGGCTACAATAATTGAACTTGGATCACAATCAACACGTCCTTCTGCTTTAATTATTAATGAAGATGAAGAATATGCAAGGCTTGAGAATGTTCTTGAAGAGCTTAGGGAAGTTATAAAGGAAAAAGAAATTATAGTCAGTATTGATAGCTTTACTCCTGAAGTAATTAAAAATGTTTTAAAAAAATACCCTATTTCCTGTATAAACTTGGTTAAAAATAATCTAGATAATTATACATTACGATTAATTGCCGATTATAATTGTAAAATTATTACTATGCACTCATTAACCGTTCCACCGCAAAAACAAAAAATGTCTTGA
- a CDS encoding dihydroneopterin aldolase → MSELITRVHLGCSTQEKHHAQPVKINIQLLLSTPPPATVTDNINDTICYAEIVRLVQKLSQENHFNLIEYLAAQIYDIIYQNFIESKLEKIFLNVTVTKLKSPVSGVHGGVSFSYSGKEAL, encoded by the coding sequence ATTTCGGAACTAATAACTCGGGTACATCTTGGCTGCAGTACTCAAGAAAAACACCACGCTCAACCTGTAAAAATTAACATACAACTCCTTCTATCAACTCCTCCGCCTGCTACTGTAACGGATAATATAAACGATACTATTTGTTATGCAGAAATCGTACGGCTAGTACAAAAACTTTCTCAAGAAAATCACTTTAATCTTATCGAGTATTTAGCTGCACAAATATATGATATTATTTATCAAAATTTTATCGAATCTAAATTAGAAAAGATTTTTCTAAACGTAACCGTTACTAAATTAAAATCACCGGTTTCAGGAGTGCATGGCGGAGTTTCTTTTTCTTATTCAGGAAAGGAGGCGCTATGA
- a CDS encoding DUF5394 family protein, whose translation MTNNQFSEDTKKIADQIKDALMGISDDLVLESKEVEEIFEELSQNEEFEYEIERILAIFNEQTMDLTQLQSRIILLIRKYLGKTKNLKLKMLKMDEKLINKNVAEVSNYLMHQHSKIVRDANKNLANPKDKLQGITRQARMDLKRLIKSFAVYQVYMFMNPKRIAGETKLMNFAYNMIRGGMKLAKKYEGGKEKDIKSYSPRLIKKLEKAHAGFKKSGGISI comes from the coding sequence ATGACAAATAATCAATTTTCCGAAGATACCAAAAAAATCGCCGATCAAATAAAAGATGCATTAATGGGTATTAGTGACGATCTTGTACTTGAGAGTAAAGAGGTGGAGGAAATTTTTGAAGAATTAAGCCAAAATGAAGAGTTTGAGTATGAGATAGAGCGAATACTTGCTATCTTTAACGAACAAACTATGGATTTAACTCAACTGCAAAGCCGAATTATCTTATTAATCCGTAAGTATTTAGGTAAAACTAAAAACTTAAAGCTTAAAATGCTTAAAATGGATGAGAAGCTCATCAACAAGAATGTTGCCGAAGTCAGTAATTATTTAATGCATCAGCATTCTAAAATAGTTAGAGATGCTAATAAAAACCTTGCAAACCCAAAAGATAAATTGCAAGGTATAACACGGCAAGCTAGAATGGACTTAAAGCGTTTAATAAAGAGCTTTGCCGTTTATCAAGTTTATATGTTTATGAACCCAAAAAGAATAGCAGGCGAAACAAAGCTAATGAACTTCGCCTATAATATGATCAGAGGGGGAATGAAACTCGCTAAAAAATATGAAGGCGGCAAGGAAAAAGACATTAAATCATATTCACCTAGACTTATTAAAAAACTTGAAAAAGCTCATGCCGGCTTTAAAAAAAGTGGCGGTATATCAATTTAA
- a CDS encoding SCO family protein — translation MRNNKNQMYIIKIFITLAMITGIIFLCLFYSSLTPSKLKIGAKTSNMDDSPKIKFTLIDQEGKKFDSTHLQGHLSLIYFGTTYSLYDNQALKRVEDIIKILKKENIVVQVVFITLDPEHDTSEVLKKYLEKIDGNFIGLTGRVQDIEQLADQFKVFYTSKIFDVKTNEYELQHSNFVYLISSQGKFLKHYCLGLPKNG, via the coding sequence ATGAGAAATAATAAAAACCAAATGTATATTATAAAAATTTTTATAACCCTAGCTATGATTACGGGCATAATATTTTTATGTTTATTTTATTCTTCATTAACTCCGTCTAAGCTTAAGATTGGTGCAAAAACTAGTAATATGGACGATTCGCCTAAAATTAAGTTCACTCTTATAGATCAAGAAGGAAAGAAATTTGATAGTACCCATTTGCAAGGTCATTTAAGTTTGATTTATTTTGGTACTACCTATTCCTTATATGACAACCAAGCACTAAAAAGAGTAGAAGATATTATTAAGATTTTGAAGAAAGAGAATATTGTAGTACAAGTAGTTTTTATTACTCTAGATCCTGAGCATGATACAAGTGAGGTATTAAAAAAATATTTAGAAAAAATAGATGGTAATTTTATAGGTTTAACAGGAAGAGTACAAGATATTGAACAATTAGCAGATCAATTTAAGGTCTTCTATACATCCAAAATATTTGATGTAAAAACAAACGAATATGAATTACAACATTCTAATTTTGTGTATTTAATTAGTAGCCAGGGAAAATTTTTAAAGCATTATTGCTTAGGCTTACCGAAAAATGGTTAA
- a CDS encoding YqgE/AlgH family protein has protein sequence MGDKIFHNLSGKTLVATPHVITKGIYHKSLIYMLSHTEEGAIGLIFNRLVNHIDLKSFFKIKNDEITTPVMVPIYLGGPVEHEKGFFLHSSDYNKNLLLDFQNDLTVSSNLEISEDIAFGKGPKNSLFIVGYTAWKPGQLEEELEKNLWLVMDCNKEFIFADNPESKWHNALKHLGIDEIHFSSQIGNA, from the coding sequence ATGGGCGATAAAATTTTTCATAACTTATCCGGTAAAACACTCGTTGCTACACCGCATGTAATTACAAAAGGCATTTACCATAAATCCTTAATTTATATGTTATCACACACGGAAGAAGGAGCAATAGGATTAATATTTAACCGCTTAGTAAATCATATAGATTTAAAATCGTTTTTTAAAATAAAAAATGACGAAATAACAACCCCGGTTATGGTTCCTATATATCTTGGCGGACCCGTAGAACATGAAAAAGGTTTTTTTCTTCATTCTAGCGATTATAATAAAAATTTGTTATTGGATTTCCAGAATGATTTAACAGTAAGCTCTAATTTAGAAATTTCAGAAGATATAGCTTTCGGTAAAGGACCTAAAAATAGCTTATTCATTGTCGGTTATACCGCATGGAAACCAGGGCAGCTTGAAGAAGAATTAGAGAAAAACCTATGGTTGGTTATGGATTGTAATAAAGAATTTATTTTTGCCGATAATCCTGAAAGTAAATGGCATAATGCATTAAAACACTTAGGCATTGATGAAATACATTTCTCATCACAAATAGGAAATGCTTAG
- a CDS encoding CvpA family protein encodes MITFFDITIFAIITLFSFFGLYQGIIGFSTRILGFITSIMLGYFLYPYISELIGKYMENEVIRIIIAGVISYVVSLILCVFIVYKFLAIISFMRNGFIDRFLGLLAGFAVGTIISLVLFFITIIFTSENYFKSKSLEDFVVSSKQSKYGGVLKVSVTTDYLDELSKNIIVIIPNETLKSIEIFENKDLNNFKNSLKKSNDSNDDEDIFSQELQDELSNIDDE; translated from the coding sequence ATGATCACATTTTTTGATATTACTATTTTTGCTATTATTACTCTTTTCTCATTTTTCGGCTTATATCAAGGTATAATCGGGTTTTCAACTAGAATACTCGGTTTTATTACTTCTATAATGTTAGGATATTTCTTATATCCGTATATTTCTGAACTAATCGGGAAATATATGGAGAATGAGGTTATAAGAATAATTATTGCCGGTGTTATATCTTATGTTGTTTCTTTAATTTTATGTGTTTTTATAGTTTATAAATTTCTTGCTATAATTTCGTTTATGAGAAACGGTTTTATTGACAGATTCTTAGGGCTATTAGCAGGATTTGCCGTAGGTACTATTATCTCGTTAGTACTATTTTTTATAACAATAATCTTTACTTCTGAAAACTATTTTAAAAGTAAATCTTTAGAAGATTTTGTAGTAAGTAGCAAACAAAGCAAATATGGAGGAGTGCTGAAAGTTTCCGTCACCACTGATTATTTAGATGAATTAAGTAAAAATATTATAGTTATAATTCCAAACGAGACTTTAAAATCTATTGAAATATTTGAAAATAAAGACTTAAATAATTTCAAAAACTCCCTTAAGAAATCAAATGATTCTAACGATGATGAGGATATATTTTCTCAAGAATTACAAGATGAGCTTTCTAATATAGATGATGAATAG